A window of Victivallaceae bacterium genomic DNA:
ACAGCTTGGTTGGTAGCTTGAATATCTTGTAGATATGAGGGTTTCAGATCTTCGGGAGTAGTCCCGTCGGCTTTGTAAAGTTTGTTTTTCGGAATCGTTACATACTGATACAGTGCTTCTTGGTTATTCAAATAAGTTTGAGAAGAGGCATTGTTTTGGAGTTCCTGTGCGATAATCGATAAATTTTCTTGTGCCGTGAGTATCGATTGATAAACATAATATACTGTCGAAATTAAGGGATTTTTTGAATCCAGGAATCTTTCCATAATATTCTGCGAAGATGTTCCTGAAACAGCCGCATTAAACCCGTATTGCGATTTTTCCGTTTTGGTGGTTGGTAAGTACATAATTAGTATTATCCCGGAGGTTGATTGATTTGGTTAGCCAAGCTACCTATTGTCGACATGGTTTTAAGAAAAGCCGAGTCTTGGGAAGCTAGTTGTTGTATAAGATTAATATTGGTTGACGCGTTCGTTAAGATTATCTGACCGTTTTGACGTGTGGTAATAAGAGCATCTTGTATGGTCGAACGTTGTGCGGAATAATTTTGATTAGCATTTTGAGTTTGAGTAATTTCGGCTTCGGTAGCCCCTGAATTCACGACTCCGTACTTAATTTGACTTATTTGATCGTTAAGCTCTTGCTGAATGTTTGTATTGGCATTTAATTGTTTAGATTGAACGAGTACCGTCTGTTGTCTTGTTGAAATAGCATCTAAGAGTAATGTGAAAATCGTATAAAGTGCCGTTCCGAATTTTTTGGATGCCTCATTCGATCCTCCTGCTCCCGGAACTACTACTATGGAACTTGATATGATATTACTATTTTTTTCTTTTTTATTATTGAATTGAACAAACACAGAAAAAAACCTTTTATATTTTTATTTAATTTTGACAAAAAAAATTAAATAATCGAAATAGTTTTTTTTATAATGATTAATTTTTTCAAATAAGAATTCTTATTTAATGGATGAAAAAATTGAGAATCAAAAGGTTGAAGTGTATTCTCAGGAATATGTGTAAATAACATTTAGTGAAAACATCAAAGATAATAATATGGTGCCGATGACGATAGTGAACGGTCATGAAGAAAAACGAAAATCTCATTTTATGTGCAATATAGTGAGTGTTGTATGATTTTTATTTAAACACATCAATTTTCGGAGATATTTGGTATTTTCGAAGATCGAATTTATTTGGGAACGGCTTGTGATATACGAAGACGCTGATGATAATTTAAATGGTTACGTGCTTATTACCTGCGGAGAAGAGAAGGGAAAATTACAAGTGAATATGACGTATCAAGGTGATCCGATGTTGATAAGTTACTTACTGGAATCGGCTCAAAAGAATCTTGAACAAGATGATAGGGAATTAGTTTGGAAAATGACGGATTTTTCTTAAAAAGGAAATAGTGATGCTGTCTTTTATGAGGAATGGATATTTAAGGTTCGTTAGTTTTAAGAGTATATTTGTTCAAAAGAGGTTGTCCCATTTAGGGTTAGTAATTTCTTTAAGAAATAACATTCGTCCTTTTATCGATTTGAAAGGGATTTGTTTTTCCTTAATTTTGCATTTATTAGCTTTGTTGCAGATTTCTGAATATTCCGGCATATCTCCGGCTCTATATAGCTGTTTATATATCTCAGGGTTTTTCTTTGTTTTTTTATTTTCTTTCTGGGGCGTTATTCTTTCATGCGGAATAGTTATAGCTCTCAGTACGTGCCTGTTATTTACATTTGATAATTTGCATGATATTTTATGGATGCAAGGGGCCTTTCTTGTGTTACATATCAATTATATTTTATTATTCTTGGGCTTGTTGGATGTACAAGATATCAGAGAGGGTGAACGAAAAATTTATGACGAACGACTGGGTGTGATAGCACAGGAAGTGGAGTCAAGTAAGACCTTATCAAGGGACTTATTATTGCTAAAAGAGCAATCGGAAAAAAAGATAAAAGATTTAACGGCTCTTTTAGAGCTTAAGGAGATGTCTCTAGTAGAGATCAATCATCAGTTCTCCTTTATTGAATCCGAAAGACAATTTTTGATTAAGAATCGTTCGGCTTGGTTGAACGATTATCAAGTTCTTCATCATAGATTTATTGAATTGAAGGACGAATATCAATCGTCTTCCACCTGTATTGAGGATAAAAATTCTCTACTTAAAAAGATAAGCGATCTTCAAATGCAATCGGCTTGTTTAGAAGAACAAAAAATGCAGTTACTCGATCAATATACGGAGATCAATGAAATAAAGGATAGTATTAGTAAAGATAATCGTCAGCTTCAAGAAAAAATCATGTTATTAGAGCAGGAAATTACTACTTTAAATCAAAGACCGATAACGGAAATTCTTGAAACCGTCGGCGATAGAACTAATATATCGGAACAAATATGTGAATCTCAGGACTTATCAATCGTTTATCGAGACATGAATAACGAGTACAAAAGACGATATCTGCAATTAAGAGAGCAATTTAAGGATAAGGATAGACATTTGTTTACATCTCGACAAGAGCTTTTTAATGTAAAAGACAAGCTAAATGCTCTTAAAATAAAAGAGGAGCTTTTTTTGGAAAGTGAGCCGGATGATCTACATATAATCGGAAACTTACTAGATGTAATCTCAGAACTCGAAAAAGAAATTATTCTTCTGGAAGAGTTAGTATCTCATAGCCGGAATATGTAATAAGAACCGTATGTTCCCACTGAGCGCTCGGCTTTCCGTCTAAAGTTCTGGCTTCCCATTGATTGGACGGATCAATGGAACCTTTATTAACACCGACGTTGATCATGGGTTCTATAGTGAATGTCATGCCTGGAACTAAAGGAATATTGCTTTGATTGTGATGATGGAATACCTGAGGTCCTTCATGAAATCTGATTCCGACACCATGTCCGACAAATTGATCGACTACCGTAAATCCATAACGTGCCGCGACATTTTCGATAATATTGCCGATTTCATATAACGGCAATCCGGGTTTTAAGATCTTAATAGCTTCTTCCAAAGCTTCAAGAGAAGCCGAGCAGACATCTTGTTTTTCTTGTGAAACGGTGTCGATTAAGACCATTTTACTGCAGTCACCGTAATAACCATCTACGATACAAGAGACGTCGATATTCAAAATATCTCCGGATTTTAAGGGAACATTATTCGGTATTCCGTGACAAATAACTTCGTTCAATGATGTGCAAATAGTTTTAGGAAAAGGAGGGGTTCCATAGCCTAAAGGAGCTGGGATGGCATTGAACTGTTTATGTAAATCAATTGAAAGGTCATTCAGTTCATCGGTTGTGATGCCAGCTTTAGCGTAGTTGCAAATCTTATTTAAGATTTTTGCGGTAACTCTGCAAGCCGTTCGAATTTTAGAGATTTCCGTTTTGCTCTTAATTAAAATATCATACTTGGAAGCATATTCTCGTTTGATCTGTTCTTCGGATGAAAGATCATGCAAGAAAGGATAGTGACAATTTTTCCATTTTTTTCCGCTCAAACACCAACAGGGATCATTTTTTTTTATCATAGATGATACCGAACTAAGAAAGACCCAGTTGTTTCAAACAATGGGTTAAATTAAAGGCTGAAAAAAACCCTTTGATAATCAGATTTCCTCCCATCAGTAACAACAACAGACCGAATATTCTCTCTAAAGCATATAATCCGTTTTTCCCCATAGCTTTATAAATAGGTCCGGATAATAAAAGCGTGAATAGCGAGCCCATCCAAGCAATCAAAATAGCTGTTAAAATGATGAATTTAGGATGTGCACCGCTTTGCATATAGACTAATAAATTCGTCAAAACGGCCGGACCCGTTATAATAGGAAAAGCAAGGGGAAAGAAGATTGGTTCTTTATTGGAACTTGTCTTGGTTTTTTCGGAAAGTTCAGTCGAAAGAGGGCTAACGAAAACCATTTTCAAAGCCACCAAAAAAAGAAGCAATCCCCCACCTAATTGAAATCCGTAGAATTTTATGTTAAACAAATCAAAAAACTGTTCACCGATAATAATAAAAACGAGAATTGCAAGTAGTGCAAAGATCATCTCTCGAATAATAATTTCCGACTGTCTTTTTAGAGAGAAATTTTTTAATAAAGTAACGAAAGCAGGAATAGAACCGAGCGCGTTAAAAAGAACATAAAACAATAAACTTAGATTGAGCAAAACTTTCATAATCAATAAGAAGGTATTAGAGCCAGTTGCAATCCGTCAAGAATAATTTGAACGCCGATTATCGTGATAACCAAACCAATGACTGCTTGAAATCCTTTAAAAAATTTATCGGTCATAAATTTTTTAAAGACGAGATGCATTAAAATAAGACTAACACCTAGAACAAACCAAGCACAAAGAATATTTTGTAAATTACGGATAGTTGAATATGGGGGAATGATTAAAAGCAAGGCCGCAGCAAACCAAGAAGGACCGACAATTGTGGGCATGGCAACCGGAGCGAAAAATCCAAACGGTTTGCTATCCTGCCCTAACTTAGTTTCCCAATCCTTTAGATCGGTTTTATTAAAAGCTGATCTGAGTCCGGAAATAAGAATCACGACGCCAGAAGTAAACTTTAAAGCTGAAGAGGGCGTTTGTAATACGTAAAGAGCTCCTAGGGCTATGAAATAAAGCACAAACATCCCTAACAACGAAGCAATCAAGCTTAACATGAAAAAACGTGAAGATTTTTCACTCTTCAATAAACAACGATGAATAATCTGCCCATTCGTTAAAGCATCTGCCGTAAAGACCAAAATAAAAACTGAATGCAAGTCAAAAGAAGACATGAGAAGAGTTTCCATGATTTTCAACATTTTTTACAATATTAAATTATGAAAACATGGTTTTTTTTTCGGTTTTGTTTAGAATACGCTTATGGTCGATAAAATAATTTTAGATGCAGTTAAGAAATACACGGAAAAATTTTCGTCGATTTTACTTTTCGGTCCTCCTGGTTCGGGCAAGAATATGCTTGGCAATTTTTTAAATAATGCCGGAAGTCAAGTGCATTTGTCTTTAGGAGAAATTTTTCGTTCATATCCCACTGAATCTTTAATTCGACAATTTTTTCATAAATATGCTTTTGCGGGACTTTTAATTCCCGATGACGACGTTGTTACTATTTGGAAATATTATGTACAAGGACTGATTGCTACAGGTCGCTTTTCTCCGGATAGGCAGGATCTTGTACTCGATGGATTACCAAGGACCGTTAAGCAAGCTGAATTATTGGAAAATTATCTTTTAGTCAGACATATCATTGTATTGGAAGTTCGTGATGAACAGGAACTTCTGACAAGGACTCGAAAATTGATTCATGATCGAGGAATAGTTGAGGACATGAATATAGATGTTTTGAAGAGACGACTCGACAATTATCACAGAGAGATCACCGGCCTTCTTAGTTTTTACCCTTCACACCTTATTTCTAGAGTAAAAGCCGATCAAAAGCCTATCGAAGTGCTTCGAGATGTTATGGTGAAATTAGCACATGTCTTGGCTAATCCGGGTCAAAAATACGGATAATTAAAAAGATTCCAAATCGATTTGAGAACGTTCATTCGAAAATCCTTTCAAGGAATTGTTTTTTGTTAACCAATCACTTATTTCAAATAGCATTCGGTCGTCGATTTTATCTTGTGTTTTTGCCAGCAAAGGGAGTGTCTTATCCCATTGAAGGGCCATGTTTTTCTGGATCTTTTTGTTTTGAGGTGCGTATTTAAAAAAAATTTGCAGAGATTCTTCGGGGTTATGGATGCAAAAATTGATGGATTCATTGAGAGCTTTGCGAAAAGAAGAAACAAAGTGTTTTTCTGAAAAAACGGTTTTTTGTTTGGCTACGATAATCATTTGAGGAGCATCGGGGATTCCGTAAGAACTGGGAGAGAAAATTTTTAATTTTAATCCGAGAGATTCTAATTTGATGCCTTCGATATTCCAAAAGGCACCGTATAAGACATCGATTTTTTTTAATACCATCGGAGATATTAAATCCGCACTGACATTTTTAACCTGTTTAGGAACAACACCGTGTTTTTTAAGATTATTTAAAAAAACGCTGGGATCTTGGCTATTAAAGTATAAACCGAAAATTTTTCCGTTCAGTTCGGATATATCGTTTATCTTAACGTCGGATTTTCGATAGATTAACCCGCTTAAAGGAAGTTCTATAAGCTGTCCGATAATTTGTACCGGACTTCCTTTAAGATACGCTTTAACCGTTCCCGTTGTGCTTTGTATGATTAGATCGGCTTTTTGAAACAGCAGATGAGAGAGAGTATTCCCGCCATCGATACACTTTCTTATCGAGAGATCTATATTTCGATTTTCAAAAAATTTTTTTTCTTTCCCTACATATAAAGGAATATGATTAACGTTAGGCAACCAATCCAATAACAGTTCCGTTTTCCGTAAACCGACTTTTGATATTTTTTCGCTTTTATTTTGTTTTACACAGATCCAAATCCCCACAAGCACTAGAGTTAGTGTCAATCCAGTTAGAACACATTTCGGATGGGATTTTCTGTTTGAGTTTATTTTTTCCGATTTCGTAATTCTGAAAGCACGAAAAAATACCTTTTCCAAATACAAAATTAATGAATAAAAAGAGATGGTTAGAACACTTAAAGTAAATAAGGCTCCAAAAGTCATTTCCAAATCGTAATTTCTTCTTGTTTCAAGAATTAAAATGCCCAATCCGGAAGTGCCGGCTACCCATTCACTGGCTATAGCTCCAAAACCTGCGCCGGCGGCGGCAATTTTCAATCCCGAGAAAATATGAGGTATGGCGAAAGGCAATCTCAATTTAATTAGAGTTTGATTGTAAGTGGCTTTGTGAACGTTAAAAAATTCCTCAAGCTCGTTCGGAGCTGATTTCAATCCTTGACATATGGTTAACGTAAGAGGAAAAAAAATCATTAATGCATTAGGAATAATGACTGCTTGAACTCCCCAACCGAACCAAAGGACGATTAAAGGCGCCAGCGTAAATAAAGGCAAACATTGAAAAGCTACGAATATAGGTTGAAAAAAAGATTTTGATTCTTTGAATCTGTCCATGACTATGGCAAAAGAAAACGCCAATCCGAGAGCAACCAAAAATCCTCCGATCATACCCTTAATCGTTACGAGAGCCTCATGGAAAAAAATCGAATGAGACTGTTTAATGGATTCACAGATTTTTGAAGGAGGCGGGAACATTAGGGCTAAAGCAGGATTGGTTCTAGAGCTCCATTCCCATAAAAACAATAGAGCGACTAAAAAAAACAAACCTAAAATAGATAATCTTCTATTCACAAAAAAACTACCTTTAAAATGAGAAATGATTGTAACTTTACGTAATAAATATTACAAAGTAATTTGATTTGTTCTTAGAGGGGTGCTTTATGGGGCTGCGCAAAGAAAAAGATAGTTTGGGAGAAGTGTTCGTTCCCGAAGAAGCTTATTATGGAGCT
This region includes:
- a CDS encoding DUF720 domain-containing protein, with product MYLPTTKTEKSQYGFNAAVSGTSSQNIMERFLDSKNPLISTVYYVYQSILTAQENLSIIAQELQNNASSQTYLNNQEALYQYVTIPKNKLYKADGTTPEDLKPSYLQDIQATNQAVGASRQAIQNQISSLNNGAQVISSNLNTNNNIIQQSLQVGQALIQTFSQIVSLISNI
- a CDS encoding DUF720 domain-containing protein produces the protein MFVQFNNKKEKNSNIISSSIVVVPGAGGSNEASKKFGTALYTIFTLLLDAISTRQQTVLVQSKQLNANTNIQQELNDQISQIKYGVVNSGATEAEITQTQNANQNYSAQRSTIQDALITTRQNGQIILTNASTNINLIQQLASQDSAFLKTMSTIGSLANQINQPPG
- a CDS encoding methionyl aminopeptidase produces the protein MIKKNDPCWCLSGKKWKNCHYPFLHDLSSEEQIKREYASKYDILIKSKTEISKIRTACRVTAKILNKICNYAKAGITTDELNDLSIDLHKQFNAIPAPLGYGTPPFPKTICTSLNEVICHGIPNNVPLKSGDILNIDVSCIVDGYYGDCSKMVLIDTVSQEKQDVCSASLEALEEAIKILKPGLPLYEIGNIIENVAARYGFTVVDQFVGHGVGIRFHEGPQVFHHHNQSNIPLVPGMTFTIEPMINVGVNKGSIDPSNQWEARTLDGKPSAQWEHTVLITYSGYEILTLPEE
- a CDS encoding MarC family protein; the encoded protein is MKVLLNLSLLFYVLFNALGSIPAFVTLLKNFSLKRQSEIIIREMIFALLAILVFIIIGEQFFDLFNIKFYGFQLGGGLLLFLVALKMVFVSPLSTELSEKTKTSSNKEPIFFPLAFPIITGPAVLTNLLVYMQSGAHPKFIILTAILIAWMGSLFTLLLSGPIYKAMGKNGLYALERIFGLLLLLMGGNLIIKGFFSAFNLTHCLKQLGLS
- a CDS encoding MarC family protein — its product is MSSFDLHSVFILVFTADALTNGQIIHRCLLKSEKSSRFFMLSLIASLLGMFVLYFIALGALYVLQTPSSALKFTSGVVILISGLRSAFNKTDLKDWETKLGQDSKPFGFFAPVAMPTIVGPSWFAAALLLIIPPYSTIRNLQNILCAWFVLGVSLILMHLVFKKFMTDKFFKGFQAVIGLVITIIGVQIILDGLQLALIPSY
- a CDS encoding nucleoside monophosphate kinase, which codes for MVDKIILDAVKKYTEKFSSILLFGPPGSGKNMLGNFLNNAGSQVHLSLGEIFRSYPTESLIRQFFHKYAFAGLLIPDDDVVTIWKYYVQGLIATGRFSPDRQDLVLDGLPRTVKQAELLENYLLVRHIIVLEVRDEQELLTRTRKLIHDRGIVEDMNIDVLKRRLDNYHREITGLLSFYPSHLISRVKADQKPIEVLRDVMVKLAHVLANPGQKYG
- a CDS encoding ABC transporter substrate-binding protein, yielding MNRRLSILGLFFLVALLFLWEWSSRTNPALALMFPPPSKICESIKQSHSIFFHEALVTIKGMIGGFLVALGLAFSFAIVMDRFKESKSFFQPIFVAFQCLPLFTLAPLIVLWFGWGVQAVIIPNALMIFFPLTLTICQGLKSAPNELEEFFNVHKATYNQTLIKLRLPFAIPHIFSGLKIAAAGAGFGAIASEWVAGTSGLGILILETRRNYDLEMTFGALFTLSVLTISFYSLILYLEKVFFRAFRITKSEKINSNRKSHPKCVLTGLTLTLVLVGIWICVKQNKSEKISKVGLRKTELLLDWLPNVNHIPLYVGKEKKFFENRNIDLSIRKCIDGGNTLSHLLFQKADLIIQSTTGTVKAYLKGSPVQIIGQLIELPLSGLIYRKSDVKINDISELNGKIFGLYFNSQDPSVFLNNLKKHGVVPKQVKNVSADLISPMVLKKIDVLYGAFWNIEGIKLESLGLKLKIFSPSSYGIPDAPQMIIVAKQKTVFSEKHFVSSFRKALNESINFCIHNPEESLQIFFKYAPQNKKIQKNMALQWDKTLPLLAKTQDKIDDRMLFEISDWLTKNNSLKGFSNERSQIDLESF